The following proteins are encoded in a genomic region of Terriglobia bacterium:
- a CDS encoding rhodanese-like domain-containing protein produces MKTKMEGKLTFYFRIDHGIGQVLNPEEMPGARWPNRRVPGSEKAKEPAKATVFKGVPEASITMINKQELERQIASVHPVILDIRERDAFRRGHLDGAVNIPFGELQVRAPIELPVARPMVIDCSQDEIWCANPGTIVQVLRWSGFTRLAVYR; encoded by the coding sequence ATGAAGACGAAGATGGAGGGGAAGTTGACCTTCTACTTCCGAATCGATCATGGCATCGGACAGGTGCTGAATCCGGAAGAAATGCCGGGTGCCCGCTGGCCAAATCGGAGGGTTCCCGGAAGCGAAAAGGCAAAAGAGCCGGCGAAGGCGACCGTGTTCAAGGGCGTGCCTGAAGCGTCGATCACCATGATCAACAAGCAGGAGCTGGAACGGCAAATAGCTTCAGTCCACCCGGTCATCCTGGATATCCGCGAACGGGATGCATTCCGGCGAGGACATTTGGATGGTGCGGTCAACATACCGTTCGGCGAGCTGCAGGTGCGCGCGCCGATCGAATTGCCTGTGGCCCGGCCTATGGTCATCGACTGTTCTCAGGATGAGATCTGGTGCGCCAATCCGGGCACGATCGTTCAAGTTCTGCGGTGGAGTGGCTTTACCAGGCTCGCCGTCTACCGGTAG